The proteins below are encoded in one region of Triticum aestivum cultivar Chinese Spring chromosome 1B, IWGSC CS RefSeq v2.1, whole genome shotgun sequence:
- the LOC123141471 gene encoding ubiquitin domain-containing protein 1 produces the protein MGCAGSTPKVDESSKNLRKPKPWKHTQPITPAQLKQMRDEFWDTAPHYGGQKEIWDALRAATDADLTLAQTIVDSAGIIVSNPDLTLCYDERGAKYELPNYVLSEPTNLIRDG, from the exons AGAGCAGTAAGAATCTAAGGAAGCCTAAGCCTTGGAAGCACACTCAGCCAATAACACCAGCGCAACTCAAACAGATGCGTGATGAATTCTGGGACACAGCTCCACACTATGGTGGACAGAAAG AGATTTGGGACGCACTCAGGGCCGCTACAGACGCCGACTTAACTCTTGCGCAGACCATAGTGGACAGTGCTGGAATCATCGTTTCGAATCCAGACCTCACGCTTTGTTACGATGAGAGAG GTGCAAAGTACGAGCTGCCCAATTACGTTCTGAGTGAGCCAACAAACCTGATCCGTGATGGTTGA